One region of Termitidicoccus mucosus genomic DNA includes:
- a CDS encoding DNA polymerase III subunit epsilon, producing the protein MHWADTPIHFIDFEGSIASGILEFGVATLLGGRVIETHTRLCRATGRVRAEDSVVHGLSEETVAHCAPFSDEFARFAALRETGPLAAHYAHVENSLLKSVWPYPRVSPDFSRHGRAPGAVIDWGPWIDTGRLHAEIFPGLDSGKLSRLTVALGLQDELDALAREHCPPGRARYHAALYDALAAALLLLALGRRKEFAAMSVPWLLQTSTASPAKRDALRQDELF; encoded by the coding sequence GCACTGGGCCGACACGCCGATTCACTTCATCGACTTCGAGGGAAGCATCGCGTCCGGGATCCTGGAGTTCGGCGTGGCGACGCTGCTTGGCGGACGCGTGATCGAAACCCACACCCGGCTTTGCCGCGCGACAGGGCGCGTGCGCGCGGAGGACTCGGTCGTGCACGGATTGAGCGAGGAAACGGTCGCGCACTGCGCGCCGTTTTCGGACGAGTTCGCGCGTTTCGCCGCGTTACGCGAAACCGGCCCGCTGGCGGCACATTACGCGCATGTGGAGAATTCGCTGCTCAAGTCCGTCTGGCCCTATCCGCGCGTGTCGCCCGATTTTTCCCGCCACGGGAGAGCGCCCGGCGCGGTGATTGACTGGGGCCCCTGGATAGACACGGGCCGGCTCCATGCGGAAATTTTCCCGGGGCTTGATTCGGGAAAATTGTCGCGCCTGACGGTCGCGCTGGGGTTGCAGGACGAACTCGACGCCCTGGCGCGCGAGCATTGTCCGCCGGGGCGGGCGCGGTATCATGCGGCCCTGTATGACGCGCTGGCGGCGGCGCTGTTGCTGCTGGCGCTCGGCCGGCGAAAGGAATTTGCCGCGATGAGCGTGCCGTGGCTGCTGCAAACGAGCACCGCCAGCCCCGCGAAACGCGACGCGCTGCGCCAGGACGAGCTGTTCTGA